One Phyllopteryx taeniolatus isolate TA_2022b chromosome 12, UOR_Ptae_1.2, whole genome shotgun sequence genomic window, CTGTTGCCTTCTGTGCGCCATCCACGTTATTGGCAAAACACTTGATTGGAAATTAATCGCCAAAGCTATAATTCCATTGTACAGTGGTAAAGATGTCAACTAATCGGTTCAACTCATAGTAGAGCTGttaaaaagatattttaattggttaaatacaatatttagaGCTGTGAAGCAAACTTAAGTCTCCTGGAGCATTATACAAAACGCTTATTTTATTTGTGCTTAAGCAACAAATATGACTGCTCACTCActaaatttgtttttctttagtttaTATAGGTCATCTATGTAAGGATGTTTATTTGAGAGTCTGTGGATACATGAGTTAAATCCCAGTTTTCTTTGTCAGTTTTACACAGGTGAGTCCATGAACGTTGATGGCATGGTTGGAATTCTGGACTACCGTGAGGACAATGTCACACCTTTCATGCGCTTCTTTAAAGACGGCCTGGTCACTGAGAAATGTGTAAGTGCTGTGCTACGTGTCCAGAGTCAAGACAATGTAATACATTACTTAAGGACACTTTACAAAAAgaagttaaacataaaaaaaatgatactaTATAGAACAAAATTCAAATGGAGTATGTCAAATGTTGGatactatttattgtttttgttgcagtaACTACATGGACTAACCTCTTTGTCAACTGGCGGCGGCTGCTTCTGCCTAAATGCCCCAAGAGCAGAGTGCATCATGTGCTATATTCACATCATGGCCCACCGGACAATGGtttttaatctttatttttcctAGCCATCATcagtgtttgacttttttttccctcagtaaAACTGAAGGAATATGCTCAAGGCTCCCAGATTTGgactttctggatttttttttttttttagcaaagacAACTGCTTTCCTTCATGTTCTGGGTTTGTGGTTGCATTCAAAATTCCATCTGCCGTTTGCTTTAAGTTGAAAATAAAGCTGAGTACCATCTCCAGCTCGTTTACTTTTTTTATGGGATGCATAGTGTTCACATGAGGTCAACAGTAATTGAAATCATAGCTTGATTCATCGTTGGTAAGTagcaagaaaataaaattttgtgtTAAAGCTTTCCAAGGACTTGGGATAGGGTTGCTctcaaagtactgtatatgtgcagatgtacacactaaaaaaaagtgcaatttttATACTTGTGGTTCATTTTGAAGTGACTTCACATTATAGGATCACATGTGTACAAATTAGTTCGAGATGAAACAAAGGAAAGCATACCCGTTTAGACTGAGCAAGTGTCACGTCTGCCTCTAATTACTCGAGAAAATAGGTCCTCAGTCTACCATTGAGTTACATTCCTATGGCCAAAACACAAATTTGTACATTCACTGGAACATGCTGTATAGTCTTAATGGAATAGTGAAGTCATGCTTACTGTAGGTTTGTGGAATGTAAAACAGTAAATGTAACTTTTAACACTGTAGACAAATTCATTCCGACATGTctgttacagtatatacatcaCGTAAACTATATACAAGCATGGTGCACAAGGGGTTAGAACATCCGGTTTGGGGAATCTTTGATCTGGCCTTCATGTGTTTTCCCAAGGTACCtgcttccacccacattccaaaaccatgtatgttaggctaattgaagacagAATTATCCACAGGCgtgagtgtgaagggttgtCTATATCTAGGGGGTACCCCCCCACCGTCGACCCAAAGTCGGCGGgtataggttccagctcacctgagAACCTCAGGATAAATGCTGTAGAAAGTTGATGGGCAGACACAAGGCCATAAATGTAAAACAGCACAGCAATTGCACTGTTTGTTCAAATGTGATACGAGCACACTTGCTTCATCTCAGGTAATTACTGCCTGTGACGAGTCTAATCAAGCAGTCGTTTTAACTAATACAAATCCTGGTACACGCATCAGATTTGGGTGTGGTCAGACAGTCAAGTCCTTAAATATTAAAATCCAAAGCAGCATGTTTCCACCTCACATGGTGTACTGTAAACATGGCTAATGGGGGTCCGCAGTTGCCATAGCAACAGGGAAAGAACAACAAGGGAAGATTGAAAATGAACTTTACTGGACTCCCCAATATGGAGGGAAACGCTTTCATTGTctttaatgaaaagaaaaaaaattatgatagTTAATAATATCTTAGACTATTGGCATAAGTGAAGTAACAAGTGCGTAATGCCGGCAGGAAAAGAGGAACTTGGTGGAGTTAGGCTGTCTgcatctcctcttcctcctcctcaggtGACTGGTAGTGCCTGTACTCTGCTTTCAGCTCCCACGTGCTTTTGTGAACACCTTTGCTGTTGTACGTACCAATTTCCCTCATGATCTCTTTCAGGTAGGTCTGGATGACAGTGCATAAACACGTCTGGATTTTAAAGGTCTCCTCACTGATTAGCTGATAAGTTGAAATCGTTTGGATCtcagcatgacaatgaaatCGAGCATATATTTCCAAATGGCCCTTCTATACAGATGTCAAACAAGTCCTGCCACTCGTTTTATGAACCTGTGAAAGCTTGTCTCTGATTAAAACTAGCTAATACTTAATAGTTAAAAGTGCTAATAACCAAATGCAGGGGTAATTGTTACGGTTCCCACAAAGACAATATTGGGTAAGGGACAAGAATTGAAACTGCCTTGAGGTCTAGCCTCTTGGCtaatctgtaaacaaacacagtacaGCTAAGCTTCTGGCTAACAGAAGTCCTGGTTagccacattttaaaaataaaactagtgCAGTTCAAATGCAACATCCTGCAGCATTTAAacagccaaagcaataacaaatgccaTTGTTAGTGTTTTTATAGTATAATAATTCTGTGCTCAAACGGTTACTGCACTCGTGTGCCATCTTTCATTTCCTAAAGATGAAACTTGATCTTACACTTtcgtaaaaagaaaataattgagCTGTTGATTTTTTACACAAAAGATAGTTTTTTCTGTACAATGTATGAACCAAAGCGTGAACTTAAAACCAAGGTATATACTGTTAAACCCCTAGTGATtatacattgtgtttttataatTGGCAACCGTGACTACTgaaacaagtttgacacccctgcttatttagCCACTGTATTTCAAATGCTGGGTAGGATCTCGTCTTGTCgagtgcagtgattcccaacaaaGTGTGCCACGGTACATAAGTGTGTCATGGGAGATCGTCAGGTGTGCATTGGgaaaaaattatccaatttcaccgAATTGCTCGGAAAATTATCTAGTGACGGCAGATAATGAAACTTTGATACATTTACAGtctctgtaaaatgaaaataaacatgtcTTCAACATTTGATACTGTATTTTAGGTTAATGCTGAAATGTCAcccgaaagcccaatatccccaACCTTTTCTGAGTCGTGAGAGATGCCTCAGCTCAAAAAAGGTTGAAACACTGGTCTAGTCAACCAACAGCCACAGAGTGTCACTGTGGTGCTTGGAGAGCCTTGCCTACAGTCTACACGCTGATGAACAGCAGGACTTTTGACAATGGGCATTTCGGTTACTTCAGTTCAGTTAATTGGAGTGCTAGCCAAGTGCTTTGGTAGAGGAATGGTGGCGTGGAGTGTATTGCGGCATTTGTCTCCCACTCAAGCGATGGTTACACAATCAGATGCAATCAGAGGGAGCAGAGGACCTCAAGGTCTCATCAGCACCTACACATTACTGTTCTCTCCTCGCTGGAACAAATCCACTGTATCGACGCAAcccatatgtgtgtgttgtgtgtgagagaaagagaACTGGCCCAAATTGGAGCCACAGCAGATAGTGTGAACAAGCACAaacatcatgctgtgggcgATTGGTGCAACTAACAAAGCAAGGTAGATAGTGGGCAGGTGTATAgtttgtttgttgctttgtttgtgcttgtgtgttttgctcACCACAGGTTGCTTGGTAATGTCCACCAGGTCCTTTATGTTGTAGTACTGGTGCTTCTCAAAGGCAGTGAAGAGCATGTCCAACACCACCTGTCGCTCAGCTCTCACCATCTTCCCCtctgacttcttcttcttctcatatTCCACCTGATAAACACACCGGTCGTCACCATTAATGTTGCACTGAGGCATATGAACGCTGACATTTGACTGGCGTGGGAGAAGTAGCGCTCTCACATTGAAGTTGTGGTTGGCCACTGGCTTGAAGACAGTAGTGATGGCTCTCTCCAGCTGCTGTGACAAACGGTGAGGCTTCAAGGATTCCTTCATCTGCACCCTGAAACgcaccacatacacacatacattaaaCAACCATATATTCAATATTCACATACTCTAATGAAGATAAACCAAGCTAAATCGTAACGATACATGACCGTTCTTTCTTACTCCTCAGTTCCCTTAATGAAAGACCATTTGTTGGACAGATTACTGTGTACTAAAATGTGGCCATCTGTAATGTCTGACCAGCATCCAAACCAAATGATCAGTGCAGAACTTGAACACATTAGGTTTTCCCCCCAACAGTGCCATTCCTATCAGCAAGTGTGCTCTTGCAATGCACTTTGTCAGGTTAAATATTGACTAATGGTGGCCAAAGAAATGGTCTGAAACAACAAATTAAAACGTGTTTTCATTGCACTGCACTATAGTGCCGCATCTGCCAATAATACAGTTGCTATAGTGATACCATCCAGTAATCTGCCATGAATAGCAGATTCCAATGGAAAGCAAACAGTTGTCAGAAAGTGGTTTTAAAAAATAggtggatacacacacacacagttggatTGCTGTGTTACTGTGTTGTGGCATGTTTCGGTGCCAACATCACACATGGCAGATCACCGCAACTGACTTGTTCGACACAAAAGTGTGAtatcatttttctcactacatatcTTCCACCATATTTGTTTATCCACATCAGTTGTGTCCTTCGACCAACATTTCACGGTTCACTCACTTCTTTAGCTTCATGTAGTTGTCAGTGACAACGGGTCTGCATTCAGCTCTGTGCACCACCATCCCCTCCAGACAGATTTCTTCTACAAAAAATGCCGAACAGGGTCAGATGGCTCATCATGATTCACACAAATGAGGTTCAACCCCTGCATGAACATTTGTGTCattatgaaaaaacatttttatcaacTTATCACAAACATTTGCTCCAGCAATATAAACTTCTGTACTATGATACTTATCAATAGCAATGTTTTCATTGTGATTTGCTGATGGTATTGCGTTGGGGACATTACATTCAGACATCAAGAGCATTCGGCACAAGAAAATAATTACTGTGGCGCAGCAAGGCAACCGTTGCAGCGTGCACACTCGAGTGCTGCGGTGAGGTAAGTGGCCATACAAAATAGGACGATGCAATTACATGCATGCacattttaatgcaaaatatgGAACTGTGTCGAAAACAGAATGAATATAAAATTTAAAGGAGTCATAACAGCATGCTCTAAAAAGACCCACAGCTGTCATGCTCACTGATTGTGAGTGACCCTAACCTCTTACGAGTCATGTTCATGTGTGGctaattttttgtgtgttgaacACTAGAGGCGTTAAATACTGTCAAACGTGATTTGAGATTTGGATTTTAACCATAATTACTTAAGACAGGTTTACTGttgaccagtttgaacattaaatgttgtATTTGTACCACCAGTAGGTTGTTTTCTTCGTGTTTCACAGAATTAAACTTTAGACTAGACTTTAGACTTCTGTAGTGTTTGGAGCTCAATTTAGCCAACACGCACTTTCTCTcaagaaaacatttgaatgcataATTACTGAGGATTAAGTGGGTCACTGAGTTTGCAAAGGTGCTTTGTCAAAGGCTTAAGACCCCTGATCAGTCTCTAAATAAAATCGTACAATGTTGCTTATATCcaaatgttagattttttttatttctaatgaatagcaacaacaacaattttttcatgaaaatgcaTACTTTTCACAAAACAGGGAAGAAATAATTCCAAAGGTGGTGAAAGGTGTAACAGTAAACTTGGTCAAAATTCCAAGGCGGAACATGTTCATCGTCAACAGGTAATGATACCGTATCAACAATGGTAGAaaaacggtgtgtgtgtgtgacagagagagagagaatgctAAACAGAAAACAGCAAGCTTCCGAATCCAGCTGCCAGCTGACCCCATGACGCTTCTTACATAGCATCTTTCCAATCCTGAATGAACTCTCAATGAAAACATTGTTAACTCTCAATGTGCCTCACTCTATTTTATTGTGCTTATACTTTCCTCGAGAAGTCACGTGGAATTAGATATTTTCTTTGGAATAAACCCAATTGTTAGTCCTGAGTTGGTGCATGTTCTTGTAATGACAACTACTTGGAGATTTATGCACGCTTGTGTTATTAGTCATTGTTTGTATGTGGACATGCACTGTTTGTGAGAAGCCACTACATTTTACACTCCTCGGTTGAGTGAGATGCTCAAAGGGCTCCATGAGGTCCAGATGACCTGTGGAGGAGACGGAATCCTCTGATGTGTGAATGAGTTGACTATGCAGGGATATGGCCTTgtctccacatttcaaatgtgtgGGCAAGCGAGGCAAAGAAAGAAGTGTGAAAAATGACGTGTCTTTTCAGGATGACGACATTCTGTGACGATAGTGGCACAGCAGGATCTCCCGTTGGAACGTGCCAACTGTTAACACTCTCGATTGCTCTTTTTGCGTTTATGACTGAAAATGTCACGCTATGTAAAGATAAGTATAATTCTTAATTTACGAGTGCAGAATATTTttgcttccacacacacaaaataatcataattcaGATTTAAGAACGAACTGACAAAAAATGCAATCCTGACAAGCCAGAATGTACATGTACCAATACTATTAATAGTAAAGAattgtatacatttatataatatacattttattatttcgaCTATGTTACGTTCAATTATGGTCCAAAtgtcaaacatttacattttggaaTGGTGGGGCACCATTTAAACAATGCGCTGTTGAGGATTCAAAGATGCTTGTTTTCaaaactaacacaaaaaaagtaatttttatttattgatttattttttaaatggcaaaagGGAGTCAGGAACTAAAACTAAAGTGTAATATAACAACAGGTAGTTATATAATTTCTCTCTTTCAAACTTTTTAGAGAGCAGATTTTATTTATCTTCCGTTCCTGTAAATAAATTGTTGAACTGACATTTGGCCTTTTCCATCATGCTGCCATAAGTCACCTCTTGAGTCTGATCAATGAAGTTGATTCTCACTTTTCATCCAAAATCTATATAAAGGAATTCACATAATAGTCAATATTTTTGATAAAAAATTTAATGCATTTGATAATTAGACTTACATTTTTGGGTTaaagtatttacatttacatacattacaGTTATGCATCCCTACTCTTAAGACTAAAAATGGCTGTACCAAGCAGTTGTAGTGAGTCAGTGGGTAATCATAAGCACACATAAATAAGTATACTACACACTTTCGTTGAGTTCAGATTTGTTGTCAAAAGATGATTGTAGCTTGCAAACTGTGTCATTCCATTGAAAACAGCCTTGAATCATTTAGTACAAATGTAATAGCTGTCACCAGAGCAACCACCACATGCTGTCAACTTCTTGTGCCACGAAGTTCAATCTAATTACATTTGGTGTGTTCGGAATATCGAGGTCATTAACACTTGGATTGCAGAAGTCAGAGAAAGGTCAGCTTTATGTTTTGCTCAATTCAGGCAATTTGGGGAAATGATTGGATAAAGGACATGCCAGCAAACAAGAGCTAAAATGACAcccacatacagtgggtagggaaagtattcagaccgccttaaatttttcactctttgttatattgcagccatctgctaaaatcatttaagttactgtattttcacgaccatagggcgcaccgtattaaaagacgcagtctcagttacagggtctatttctgtatttaacacacaccgtattattgggcgcaggcatggtaaaacatacgctagcttaaaacatacagtagcatgcatgcactctaaaacaatgttttgaaaaacgcagcgggagcaaaactgagttcggttgtacttgaagcatttaacaatatactcatgttattttttgatcaatcctcatccacaaatccaaagtcctcatcttctgtatccgaaatgaacagctgggcaagttctcaatcaaacacaccAGGTCAGTctcgttagcccaagcatccacaatccattcacaactTGGTTCGTAAcccgcccggcgctgcctcctcgtcttagtaaagctgtgttcaccaTCCGTCATCCATCGTTCCCACGCCGCtagcaacttcactttgaacgccctgtttacaccgatgtccagcggttggagttcattaatccattgctcgagttggtcttccaactcgggccacctcgccttgtttccgcggaaactcagctttgtcttcttgacttagcgaagctcgttttcctgcttcctccacttgcgaaccatggattcgttcatcttgaattctcttgcggctgctcgattgccatgttcctccgcataactgatagcttgcagtttaaactgtgcttcgtaagcgtgtctcttcataggtgccattttcgggggtccttagccaaaccgatgttgttttgcacaatgcacaccccggcgctatatacctactgggggcatggctttagcgtcctccttcacgcacccttccccctttacgtccgcatgctgtcctcagccacgtccgcttttcctctgtataggcagcgtgtcggcaggaaattctcccagtcagtcaagcggtcaaaaaaagtcaagcagagcgctcatcacacaacaacatttatagatgccGCATTATAAgatgccccgtccattttggagaaaatgtaagacttttaagtgcgccttatgttcgtgaaaatacggtattttttttcctcattaatgtacacatagcaccccatatttacaggaaaaaaaaattattaaaaaggaaaaactaaaatatcacacagccataagtattcagaccctttgctcagtatttagttgaagcacccttttgagctaagacagccatgagtctttttgggaatgatgcaacaagtttttcacacctggatttggggatcctctgccattcctccttgcagatcctctccagttctgtcaggttgtagggtgaacgttggtggacagccatttcaggtctctccagagatgctcaattgggtttaagtcagggctctgtctgagcaattcaagaacagtcacggagttgttctttaaccactcctttgttttttagctgtgtgcttagggtcattgtcttgttggaggGTGAACCTTGGCCCAgcctgaggtcctgagcactccgcagaaggttttcgtccaggaaaCGGTGAcgtgtacttggccgcattcatctttccttcgattgcaaccagtcgtcctgtccctgcagctgaaatacagccccacagcatgatgctgctgccaccaccatgtttcactgttgggactgtattggacacgtgatgagcagtgcctggttttctctacacatactgcttagaattaaggccaaaaagttctatcctggtctcatcagaccagagaatcttatttctcaccatcttggagtcttttTTAGCAAagtccatgcgggctttcatgtgtcttgcactgaggagaggcttctgtggGGAcattctgccataaagccccgactggtggagggctgcagtgatggttgactttctagaactttctcccatctctcgactgcatctctggagctcagccacagtgatctttgggttcttctttacctctctcttctcccccgattgctcagtttggcctgaCGGCCAACTCTAGAAATGGTTCtgttcgtcccaaacgtcttccatttaaggattatggaggccactgtgctcttaggaaccctaagtgcagcagaatttttttgggaacCTTGGCCAGACctttgccttgccacaattctgtctctgagctcttcagacagttgctttgacctcatgattctcatttgctctgacatgcaatgtgagctgtaaggtcttatatcgaCAGGTGTGTAgcgttcctaatcaagtccaatcagtacaatcaaacacagctggaccccaatgaaggtgtagaaccatctcaaggatgatcagaagaaatggacagcacccgagttaaatatatgagtgccaaagcaaagggcctgaatacttatggttgtgtgatgtttcagtttttcttttttaataaatctgcaaaaatttcaacaattcaatttttttctgtcaatatggtgtgctgtgtgtacattaatgatgaaaaaaatgaacttaaatgattttagcaaatggctgcaatataacaaagagtgacaaatttaagggggtctgaatactttccgtacccactgtacatcacACGTGTGGACGCATGTTAACAACTGTGAAAATGTTTGGTAGGTTGAGGTGCCACAGAGTGAGCATCTCAAGGCTTCGGTGTGTGGGGGAGGAACTCTTGATATTTACACAAGAGTCCAGCATGTAGGCTTCGCTATAAAAATCTCCAGTGATAAATCTATGCTTCGGTCAAGTCAATCAGCAGAAACTCTGTACGCTGGTAActctaaagtcaaacaaaagTCAGGATAATGGTTGTTCAAATTTGAGAAGGAAATAAAATCTTTTCCATGGTCAAAGTGTCATAAAACCATTAAATGTACTGGTTGTTTTAGGTAATATTTGGACATCCAATggtaatacaatacaaatacgtTAACCACTGCTAATAGGAAAACGTAAAAACAGTTATCAACTCGTGTGTTGGACATACGGTATTAAGATAATTGTCGAGcaagttttaaaatgaattaactACTGTtaatatcaaaacaaaaacaatacaacaaccttaactttcataaaatatggacatactgtatgtggtctATTTTATGTAACATCAATGCATATTTTTCTCTTAACACCATTTGTAGAGGTTGGTCCTTTTTTGGAAATACTcgcaaaaaatgtcacaaaatgcaaaacatgggTAATCATTGGCTATTTGCCAAAGGTCTTGTGGTACGCTGAGGTCGCACATGATGGCGGTTCAAACTCCTGACTTTTCGTATGATTTTAGAGTTGAATTTTTGTCAAAGAATTTGGTCAAATTGCATAGCCTTGTGGGcattttattttaccacaatttAGTACACTTGCATGACCTAAAATCTTGCAAAAACAAGTTAATAGCAATAATAGGGGTTTATTCCTAGGAGTAAATATGACATATTCAAAGACTACGGATCAGCCATTGGAGATAAAAATAGAGCATTAACACATTCTTTAAGAGTAGGGCCTATAGTTAGTTGAATAGAGCATGAAAAATTGAAGACGATAGCAGAAAAGAGACAGATGCAAGGGAGAGAAGGTTACCCGTCCACCCCCTCACCCTCAACTCATACCTCCATCTGTTTCAAGGCCCTATGCTTGCAGCTCTGACCTTCCTAATGTTTCACACAACAAACAGCAGGCCGCCCACCAAGCCTCCATCCACCACTAGTCTCTAGCCTTCCTCTCGTCATCCATTGTATTGATCTGATAAACACACAagataaatgacattttacatGGACGCATGTCGAAACACCGCAAAAACACTACTGGCAAAAAGCacctactttgttttttttttttagttgttagT contains:
- the LOC133486870 gene encoding general transcription factor IIF subunit 2-like isoform X1, whose amino-acid sequence is MANMNEKGDVNLTGVKQSKGVWLVKVPKYLAQQWDKATENGEVGKITIEKKEGKTQVCFSLNDELTAMGAVGENDSLFQAPREHPFTMNSLGGQTMAVFSQGDKEEICLEGMVVHRAECRPVVTDNYMKLKKVQMKESLKPHRLSQQLERAITTVFKPVANHNFNVEYEKKKKSEGKMVRAERQVVLDMLFTAFEKHQYYNIKDLVDITKQPVTYLKEIMREIGTYNSKGVHKSTWELKAEYRHYQSPEEEEEEMQTA
- the LOC133486870 gene encoding general transcription factor IIF subunit 2-like isoform X2, translating into MANMNEKGDVNLTGVKQSKGVWLVKVPKYLAQQWDKATENGEVGKITIEKKEGKTQVCFSLNDELTAMGAVGENDSLFQAPREHPFTMNSLGGQTMAVFSQGDKEICLEGMVVHRAECRPVVTDNYMKLKKVQMKESLKPHRLSQQLERAITTVFKPVANHNFNVEYEKKKKSEGKMVRAERQVVLDMLFTAFEKHQYYNIKDLVDITKQPVTYLKEIMREIGTYNSKGVHKSTWELKAEYRHYQSPEEEEEEMQTA
- the LOC133486870 gene encoding general transcription factor IIF subunit 2-like isoform X3; amino-acid sequence: MERKEGKTQVCFSLNDELTAMGAVGENDSLFQAPREHPFTMNSLGGQTMAVFSQGDKEEICLEGMVVHRAECRPVVTDNYMKLKKVQMKESLKPHRLSQQLERAITTVFKPVANHNFNVEYEKKKKSEGKMVRAERQVVLDMLFTAFEKHQYYNIKDLVDITKQPVTYLKEIMREIGTYNSKGVHKSTWELKAEYRHYQSPEEEEEEMQTA